One window from the genome of Paramormyrops kingsleyae isolate MSU_618 chromosome 3, PKINGS_0.4, whole genome shotgun sequence encodes:
- the LOC111848808 gene encoding zinc-binding protein A33-like, which translates to MSFLEEDLSCPVCFDTFQQPVVLPCSHSFCRDCLANSWRTSSRPECPNCRKAYPLGFTPPANLVLRNIAEAYLKKQQEDQASVSQGEAGPARTGRTASGAAERDARACCSVHGERLLLFCKVDREALCTVCQTSRKHLGHQLCPLDEAIQDLKEEAKASLKPLREKLESFQKVKQDCEKALKHIKTQSSQTELQIKAEFEALRNFLLTEERCRIAALKDETERKGRAMKEKVEDLTAQIALLCNSIALAEREAEAHDLTVQDCNTNSRRALCTRQNPQMASGVLIDMAKHLGSLRFRVWEKMLETVQYSPITLDPNTATPWLAFLPDLTAVWYAGAQPQLPDNPERCDLCVCVLGAGGFVAGRHCWEVEVGDKPKWDLGVLWESVQRKGILQVNPAHGFWAVALRDGGQYSACTQPWTPLALQQKPQRVRVLLDYDKGEVSFFNASDMSHIYTFRDRFHDRIFPFVSPCVSENGRNTQALKICPAKVSILHQ; encoded by the exons ATGTCCTTCCTGGAGGAAgacctgtcctgtcctgtgtgCTTCGACACCTTCCAGCAGCCGGTGGTGCtcccctgcagccacagcttcTGCAGAGACTGCCTGGCGAACAGCTGGAGGACCAGCAGCCGGCCCGAGTGCCCGAACTGCCGGAAGGCCTATCCTCTGGGTTTCACGCCTCCTGCCAACCTGGTACTGAGGAACATCGCGGAGGCCTATCTGAAGAAGCAGCAGGAGGACCAGGCGTCGGTATCGCAGGGGGAGGCTGGGCCTGCCAGGACGGGGCGGACCGCGAGCGGGGCAGCGGAGAGAGACGCCAGGGCCTGCTGTAGCGTACATGGGGAGAGGCTGCTGCTCTTCTGCAAAGTGGACCGGGAAGCCCTCTGCACTGTGTGTCAGACCTCCAGAAAGCACCTTGGCCACCAGCTCTGTCCCCTGGATGAGGCCATTCAGGATCTGAAG GAGGAAGCCAAGGCGAGTCTAAAACCACTGAGGGAGAAGCTGGAGTCTTTCCAAAAGGTCAAGCAGGACTGCGAGAAGGCCCTGAAGCACATTAAG acTCAGTCCAGCCAGACGGAGCTTCAGATAAAGGCGGAGTTTGAAGCACTCCGCAACTTCCTGTTGACGGAAGAGCGATGCAGGATTGCAGCCCTTAAGGATGAAACGGAGCGCAAGGGCAGAGCCATGAAGGAGAAGGTTGAGGACCTGACGGCTCAGATCGCTTTGCTCTGCAACAGCATCGCATTGGCCGAGCGCGAGGCGGAGGCCCACGACCTCACCGTGCAG GATTGCAACACTAACAGCAGAAG ggctcTCTGCACTCGTCAGAACCCACAGATGGCGTCCGGAGTGCTGATCGACATGGCCAAGCACCTGGGCTCACTGCGCTTCAGAGTCTGGGAGAAGATGCTGGAAACCGTGCAGTACA GCCCAATCACCTTGGACCCCAACACGGCGACCCCCTGGCTGGCCTTCTTGCCGGACCTGACGGCAGTGTGGTATGCCGGGGCGCAGCCGCAGCTACCCGACAACCCGGAACGGTGCGAcctgtgcgtgtgcgtgctgGGTGCCGGGGGCTTCGTGGCTGGACGCCACTGctgggaggtggaggtgggCGACAAGCCCAAGTGGGACCTAGGGGTGCTCTGGGAGTCCGTCCAGCGGAAGGGCATACTCCAAGTGAACCCGGCCCATGGCTTCTGGGCGGTGGCCCTTCGGGATGGCGGCCAGTACAGCGCCTGCACCCAACCCTGGACACCCCTGGCCCTGCAGCAGAAGCCCCAGAGGGTCCGTGTCCTGCTGGACTACGACAAGGGCGAGGTGTCCTTCTTCAACGCCAGTGACATGTCCCACATCTACACGTTTAGGGATCGCTTCCATGACAGGATCTTCCCGTTCGTCTCGCCGTGCGTCAGCGAGAACGGACGCAACACACAGGCCCTGAAGATCTGCCCAGCAAAGGTATCCATACTGCACCAATAG